ACAAAACTAGGTTTTGGGTATGAGGACTTGACGAAAATAAAGGAAGATATAATACTAGCGTCCATTAGTGGATTTGGTAGTGAAGGACCGAATTCAAGTTTACCAGGATATGATTATATCATCCAAGCGATGTCTGGATTAATGAGCATTACTGGTGAGAAAGAGGCAGAGCCAACAAAAGTAGGTGTAGCCATTTCCGATGTTTTAACTGGTCTATTTACATGTATTGGGATTCTTGCTTCACTTCAAAATCGAGATCGTACAGGAGAAGGCCAGGAAATCGATATTTCATTGTTTGACTCTCAGCTAGCTGCTTTAGTAAATGTAGCTAGTAATTATTTATGTAGTGGAATTGTTCCTGAACGAATGGGGAATCAACACCCAAATATCGTTCCATATCAAGTCTTTACTGCAAGTGACGGTGAATTAGTCGTAGCGGTAGGTAATGACGAACAATTTAAAAGGTTTACTTTACTAATTGATGAACCAATTTTATTGGATGAAAAATTTAAGACAAATACTAGCCGTTTACAGCATAGAAAACAAATAGAGCAATTAATTCAAAATAAGTTGAAGTTGAAAAGTAAAAAAGAGTGGAAACAATTATTAGATCAAATAGGGATTCCAAATGGCCCAATAAATAATGTGAGTGAAGCTCTACAGTCTGAACAAGCTAAATCGAGAGAAATGGTGTTGGATGTAACCCATCCTTTTATAAAGGATCTAAAATTAGTCGGATCACCGTTAAAATTATCAAAAACACCAATTGAAGTATTAAGACACCCGCCCCTACATGGCGAGCATACAGAAGAAATAGTAAGTAAACTAGGATATTCCCAAATTGAAATAGAAGAAATGAAACGTAATCAAACAATTTAAGGAGGAAATAAAAATGGATTTTTCATTATCAGAGGAACAAATTAGTGTAAGGAAAGTAGTCAGGTCATTTGTAGACAGAGAAATTATCCCTTTTATCAAAGAATGGGATGAAAAAGGACATTTTGAAGCTAATATTCTAAAACGACTTGCAGATTTACAATTAATGGGTGTATGTATTCCAGAACAATACGGCGGAGTAGGAATGGATTATAACACATTAGCGATTGTATGTGAGGAATTAGAACGTGGAGATACTGCTTTCCGTACTGCTGTTTCAGTACATACTGGTTTAAATAGTATGACATTACTTCAATGGGGTACTGAAGAACAAAAGAAAAAATATCTTGTTCCTCAAGCGCAAGGAAAAAAAATTGGTGCGTTTGGATTAACAGAGCCAAATGCAGGATCAGATGTAGTAGCAATGGCAACAACAGCTGTAAAAGATGGAGATAGTTACATCTTAAACGGATCAAAAACATGGATTTCTTTATGTGATGTAGCTGATCATTTCTTAATTTTTGCGAAAACAAATCATGACTTAAAGCACCATGGAATTTCTTGCTTTATCGTAGAACGAACTTTTGAAGGCGTTTCCACAAAAGCGATCAAAGGAAAAATGGGAATTAGAGCAGGGAATACTGGTGAAGTATTTTTAGATGATGTAAGAATCCCAGCTGAAAACTTACTAGGTTTCGAAGGCGAAGGGTTTAAAATTGCTATGTCTGCGCTTGATAATGGACGATTCA
This genomic interval from Gottfriedia acidiceleris contains the following:
- a CDS encoding acyl-CoA dehydrogenase family protein — encoded protein: MDFSLSEEQISVRKVVRSFVDREIIPFIKEWDEKGHFEANILKRLADLQLMGVCIPEQYGGVGMDYNTLAIVCEELERGDTAFRTAVSVHTGLNSMTLLQWGTEEQKKKYLVPQAQGKKIGAFGLTEPNAGSDVVAMATTAVKDGDSYILNGSKTWISLCDVADHFLIFAKTNHDLKHHGISCFIVERTFEGVSTKAIKGKMGIRAGNTGEVFLDDVRIPAENLLGFEGEGFKIAMSALDNGRFTVAAGACGLIQASLEASVKYCNERKTFGKEIGKHQLVQQMIAKMSSNLEISRLLVYKAGWLKNNGKRNTRETSLAKWISCNAANEAANDAVQIHGAYGFSNEFPVERYLRNSKAPVIYEGTREIHTIMQAEYDLGYREDKVLRKMLPAWPFEEVTVEAVKS
- a CDS encoding CaiB/BaiF CoA transferase family protein, which encodes MPGALHGIKIIDLTRVLAGPFCTMILGDLGAEIIKVESINNGDETRGWGPPFVEGESAYYLCANRNKKGITLNLKSEQGKEILKKLVSEADVVVQNFKPGTMTKLGFGYEDLTKIKEDIILASISGFGSEGPNSSLPGYDYIIQAMSGLMSITGEKEAEPTKVGVAISDVLTGLFTCIGILASLQNRDRTGEGQEIDISLFDSQLAALVNVASNYLCSGIVPERMGNQHPNIVPYQVFTASDGELVVAVGNDEQFKRFTLLIDEPILLDEKFKTNTSRLQHRKQIEQLIQNKLKLKSKKEWKQLLDQIGIPNGPINNVSEALQSEQAKSREMVLDVTHPFIKDLKLVGSPLKLSKTPIEVLRHPPLHGEHTEEIVSKLGYSQIEIEEMKRNQTI